The DNA window TTCTACTTTATCAGCAACTTGGATAATCACAGAATCATCTTTGACTTTGCGGATTTTCCCATAGATTCCACCGGCGGTTATGATCTTATCATTAACACGTAAGCTATCCAGCATAGCTCGTCTTTGTTTCGCTTGTTTTTGTTGTGGGCGGATCATGAAAAAATACATTATACCACCAAAAACCACGACGTAAATAAGAAGTGTCATTGTACCTTGATCCATAAATTTATTGTCCCCCTTTTAATATTGTCCATCATTCTAGTGTACCTTATTCCTCATAGCGTCCTATAAATCCTGCTTATTGAACGAATTATTTCAAATATCCATACTCATAAAAAAACTTCTCCCGGTATTCAGGCAGGCGGTTTTCCTTAATGGCTGCCCGAATCTCGCTCATGAGATTGGTTAAGAAACGCAGATTATGAATGGTCATCAGGCGCAACCCCAGGATTTCATCCGCTTTGATTAAATGCCTTAGGTAAGCCCGGGAGTAATTTTTACAGGTGTAGCAATCACAGGTGGGATCGATGGGTGAGAAATCATGAGCTGATTCAGCGTTTCTTACCACAAGCTTGCCATAACGGGTAAGTGCGGTTCCGTTGCGGGCAATTCGTGTCGGCAGAACGCAGTCAAACATGTCTATCCCCCTCATGACTCCTTCAATCAGGGCATCAGGTGAACCAACCCCCATCAAATAACGGGGCTTATCTTTAGGCAACATCGGAACCGTATAATCCAGAACTTCATACATCAGTTCCTTAGGCTCGCCAACACTCAGGCCGCCTACGGCATAGCCCGGCAAATCCAATTCAGTAATTTCTGCCGCACTTTGCTTGCGCAGATCCTCATACATACTTCCTTGAACAATTCCAAAAAGAGCCTGCCGGTCTGTGGTGGTCAAAGTCTCTTGGCAACGCTTAAGCCAGCGGGTCGTACGCTCCAAAGAAGCTTTGGCATACTCCCGTGTGGCGGGATAGGGTGTGCATTCATCAAAAGCCATGACGATGTCGGAGCCTAAAGCCATCTGAACTTGTGTAGCAATCTCCGGACTTAAAAATTTCTTTGAACCATCCAGATGGGAACGAAATTCCACTCCCTCCTCAGTAATCTTACGCAAGTCACCGAGACTGAATACTTGAAAGCCGCCGCTATCGGTGAGAATTGCTCCATCCCAATGCATAAAAGCGTGAAGGCCGCCTGCTTCACGGATGAGCTCATGACCCGGGCGCAAAAAAAGGTGATAGGTATTGCTTAATATTATGCCCGCTCCCAGGTCCTTTAATTCCTCGGGGGTCATAGTTTTTACCGTGGCCTGGGTTCCCACGGGCATGAAGACGGGAGTTTCGATCACTCCGTGAGGGGTATGGAGCTTGCCGAGGCGGGCACGGGTACGGTTATCTTCTTTGAGAATTTCTATACGAACTGCCAAGGTGGTCACTTCCTTTATTACAATATCATCATAGCATCGCCAAAGCTATAGAAACGGTAGCCCTCTGCAATGGCGATCTGATAGGCTTTGAGGATCTGATCTCTGCCGGCTAAAGCACTGACCAGCATAACCAGGGTGGACTTGGGAAAATGAAAGTTCGTGATCATGCCATCAAGAATTTTGAAGGTGTACCCCGGGTAGATATAGATATCTGTCCACCCTTCCTTCCCTGCGATCCGGCCATTTTCTTCAGCCACGGACTCCAAAGTCCGGGCAGCCGTGGTTCCCACGGCGATAACCCGGCGCCCCTGGCTTTTGGCACGGTTGATCCGCTCGGCAGCTTCTGGGGCAACCCGGTAATATTCCGAATGCATCGTATGCTCTTCCACATTGTCCACTTTGACCGGTCGGAAGGTTCCCAGCCCTACATGGAGCAGGATCTCAACGATTTCAACGCCTTTATCCTGCAAACGCTCCAACAGCTCCGGCGTAAAGTGGAGACCGGCAGTAGGAGCAGCGGCGGAGCCACTCTCCTTGGCATAGATGGTTTGATACCGCTCCTTATCCTTCAGCTGCTCCGTAATATAGGGGGGCAAAGGCATATTCCCTAATCGATCAAGGACCTCTTCAAAGATTCCCTGATAATCAAACCTCACCAGCCGATTGCCATCAGGTAAAATCTCCAGGAGCTCTCCCCGCAGGAGACCATCCCCAAATACTACGGTCTGCCCTGCCTTTAAACGTTTACCAGGCTTAATCAGAGTCTCCCACACATCTTTGTCCCGGCGGGTGAGGAGCAAACACTCGATTTTGGCCTGTGTACCCTCTTTTTCACCAATTAACCGAGCAGGGATGACCCTGGTATTGTTGACCACCAAGACATCTCCCGCTTGGAGCAGCTCGGGGAGTTCTCGAAACACACGATGCTCAATCTCACCAGTCGAAGGATTCATCACCATAAGACGGGAAGAATCCCGGGGTTCCACCGGATGCTGAGCAATACGATCCTCGGGCAGCTCAAAATCGAAATCTTCTAATTTCAAAATGATTCTCCTTCTTCTCTTAAAGAAAACCCCGAAAGCACTGCTTTCGCACTTGTTGCTTCGCCGGTCCTTATATCCATACTTACAAAGGAGGCGAAGTCGCGGTTGTCCTTATGCTTAGAAAGTATACAGCGCAAGCTTATACTTTCTGATAGTGGAACAAAGTCACAGCGAATCTTATAAATAATATTTGATTAAATCCGTCTGCTGATAATAAAAAGCCAGAATTTCTCCGTAAGTATATCCCCGTTGAGCCATGTGGTAGGCTCCCCATTGAGACATACCCACACCATGACCCCAGCCCCGGCCATTAAAAACAAAGACATCATAGGCAACGGGAATATCCCGAATCCCTTGATTCGTACTTAGAATACGGTTCAAACGGGGTCCGGAGCCGGCTTCCCTGACCTTCTGCTGATCTACAAGCCCGCTCAGACGGTAGGGGACACCCAATTCCCCTAAATCAAAAGAAAATAAAGGTTCCTCACCAGCTATCTGCCGGACCGTAAATAGATTGCCCAGAAAGGCCTGGACGGTAATCGGCCGGCCATAGGGATAAAATTTCTGCACAAAAGTCCTGCCGCTCACTTCATGAAATTCACCATGAATGTCCTGCATCCTTACCTTTTTTACCCTACCTGAAGGGAGTTTGTCAAGTTCAATTTTGGCAATGGGGCCCATTTCGAAGGCTTGCCCCAGAATATCTGCGCCGATGATAAACCGCCAGCGATCAGCCGGGCCTCCGATTCCCTGAGAAAAGGGATCCGGCTGAGAGATAAAATGAGGATCCGGGTTGGACCACACATTTTCCGCAAGTTCCGTATACCCGCCGTTATGAGAAGAATAAAGAGCATCAATGGGCTGATAGGTTGTGGAATCCACCAGGATTTCTCCCCGTGTAGACTCTACGGCTTGGTTGGCCGCACCCTCTACATTCCTTCCCGAATACGCCTGATCATAATCAGGAGAATCCGTAATCTGAGCCGTAGTACGGGTTTTTCTCACCATATAGGTTCTGGCCGCTACCGCTTGTGCTTTAAGGGCCTCCAACCCGTCGACCGCCCAGGAGTTGCTCATTTCAATGGGGACGACTCCTTTGAGATACTCTTCCTGATCCACCCGGTTGATAAGCTTACAACCGCCATTTTCCCAGCGGATCTTCAGGCTCCCCCGATAGCTTATCTTTTGACCATCCGGAGTTTGCACGAGAAAGGATCCGTATTCCCCCTGGCGATTCAACTCCAGCTCTTTTCCGCCCCATATCCGAAAAGGATCATAGTTCTTCTTCAGCGCGGGGGACCAGCCTCCCCAAGTGAGCTCAAGGTTAGAGCCCGCCGGAAAAGGCATGGCTGTCTGTTGATCCTGACCTGTTTCTTTAAGGGTATAATTCCCTTGTTCCACCTCAACTTTAATCCAGCCGGCCTCTTTAAATTTCCATACTAACTCCACATCGATTTCCTTGGCTTGACAAGGAGCAGCCTGCAGAGCTAAGAACACTATGAGAAAAAAGAACACTTTCTTTACGGAAAAAGACAATCTGTCTGACAAAGGCAGCACATTCAACCACCTCACTACTCTTTTCAAACAGATTGCCCGTTTCAGGTTTTATCTATTCCTGTGCTTCAGACTTATCACTGAAAGAAGTCTCGTTTAATCCTCCGCTGCGTCAAACAAACTGTCACCCTGCCCGCCTTCTTGGTGAGAAGGATTTACAGGAATGTTGAGATGCTGATAGGCACGGACCGTAGCCACCCGTCCCCGGGGTGTTCTTTGAATAAACCCTTGCTGCAAAAGATAAGGTTCCACCACATCTTCGATGGTTTCAGCCTCTTCGCCAATCGTCGCCGAAAGGGTCTCCAAACCCACCGGACCTCCCGCGAACATCTGGATGATGGTAAGGAGGCACTTTTGGTCAATTCGATCCAGTCCGGCGGGATCGACTTCCAGCCGATCGAGGGATTTGCCGGCCAATTCCTGAGTAACCCTGCCGTCTTCCCACACCTGGGCATAATCCCGCACCCGTTTCAGGAGGCGGTTGGCTACCCGGGGGGTCCCCCGTGACCTTCTGGCAATCTCCGCCGCTCCCTCCAGGGTAATCTGCAGATTTAGGATTCCTGCGGCCCGGGTTATGATCTTGATGAGATCCTCCACTTCGTAAAACTCAAGACGGCTGATAACCCCGAACCGATCCCTTAAAGGGGAAGCCAGCTGCCCGGCCCTGGTGGTTGCCCCCACCAGGGTAAAGGGCGGCAAGGTAAGACGGATGGATCGGGCACTGGGACCTTTGCCGATGACAATATCCAGACACCCGTCCTCCATAGCGGAATAGAGTATTTCTTCCGTGGTACGGCTTAAGCGATGAATTTCGTCGATAAACAAGACATCTCTTGGTTCCAGGGAGGTAAGAATAGCCGCTAAATCTCCCGGTCTCTCAATAGCCGGCCCTGAAGTGGTCCGAATGCTGACCTCCATCTCTGTGGCGATAATATTGGCCAAGGTGGTTTTCCCCAGCCCCGGCGGGCCGTAAAGAAGGACGTGGTCCAAAGCTTCCCCTCTGGCCAGGGCAGCCTGAATAAATATCTGCAGGTTATCCTTAACCTTGGTCTGACCTATATAATCCGCCAGCCGGTGGGGCCTGAGAACCTCTCCTTCCTGGTCCCCCGGAAGCTGCTGAGGTGTGATCATCCGTTCTTCCATAACTTTTCTCCTCTATCTTCATCATCCTTCAAGGGTACTCATCATCCCGCAAAGGGCGATCGCTTTTACTTTGTGGCGGCCAGAGAGCGCAGTGCCAATCGTACCTGCTCCTCCGTACCTGCTGCTTGGGCTGAATCGGGAAGAGCCTGGAGGGCTTTCCTGGCTTCTTCTTGACTGAATCCTAAAGCCAGCAGGGTTTCCATGGCTTCTGAGTGTGCAGCAGCCTGGGGCAGGATCTCTGAACCCTCTATCCCATCCACAGCTATAGCCCGGCCTTTGAACTTCTCTTTCAACTCTAGAATCAGGCGTTGAGCTGTTTTTTTACCGATACCGGGCACCTTGGTCAAAAGGGTAATATTTTCACCGGCAATAGCGCTTTCTGTCTGGCCGGTGCCTAAAGTCGACAGGATCGATAAGGCTGCCTTGGGTCCGATGCCCGATACGGAAAGCATCAGCAAGAAGAGATCTTTCTCCGCCGCTGAAGAAAAACCATACAGAGCCAGCTCATCCTCCCGCAAAATCACATGGGTATACAGGATAAGCTCGTGACCAGGATGGGCTTTGCCTAATAGTCCATAAGGGACAGCCAGCTGATAGCCTACTCCCTGAACATCGAGAATCAATTTATCGGCTTGAATCTCCCATACTTTTCCTCTCAGCATTCCTATCAAAGAGCTCCCCCCGTTCTATTGAGCAGATTCACACTATGGGCATGGCAGATAGCGATGGCTAAAGCATCTGCCGTATCATCCGGTTTCGGTATCTCCTGCAGGCCCAGCAGGGCTCTGACCATCTGTTGAATTTGCTGCTTATCCGCTCTGCCGTACCCTGCTACGGCCTGTTTAACCTGCAAAGGGGTATATTCATAGACAGGGATGCCAAATTGAGCTGCAGCCAGCAAAACAACGCCTCTGGCCTGTCCCACGGAAATAGCGGTTGTGGTATTGCGATTAAAAAAGAGCTCTTCAACAGCCACATAATGAGGCTGTTTTTCCTTTATGTAGGCCTCTATCTCCTGATAGAGCATCAGCAGCCGTTCCGGCATGGGGGTATGAGCCGGTGTACGCCAACAAGCGTAATCCATGGGAAATAAACGATTTCCCTTTTTTTCAATCAATCCATAACCCATAATCGCGGTCCCTGGATCAATACCTAATATAAGCATAAACGCCTTCCTTTCTCTCCTCATTTAAGATTCGACAGGAAGACGATGTATTCCTTGTGGGGGATTTTATTTAAGGAGGCATGAAGATCACCTTTAACATTAGTTTAAACTACAGATCAACGACATATCAGACTACATAAAGGATCGGAATCCCCTTTAACTTTTCCGCCAGCTCTTTCCGCAGGAACTCTTCACCACTCGCCCGGACTGTTTCTTTGTACCAGTACTTCCCCCGGCCTCTCCCCGTCATGAGGGATTGATCATATAGCTCCACTGCTTTGGGAAAAGCCTCTTGATTGATAGCCCGGTGGATAAAGCTATAGGTCATGAAGATGACTTCGATAAACAGTTTTTTCTTGGCTTGCGGAGTGATCAGCTCGGCCAGCTGTTCGATCAATCGGGCGTAAAGCTCCTGCCAATGATCCACCAGCACCACAGGGGCAATGAGCATGCCCACTCTGTATCCTGCCTCAGCCATTTGGTTCAGCGCCTGGAGCCTGGCCTTTAATGGCGATGTTCCCAACTCTACTTTTTGAATGATCTCCTCAGGGTTTACGCTCATGCGAAAGATAATTCTCTCCCGATGATTTAAGGCCAACAACGGTTCAACCCTATCAAACTTGGTGGGAAAGGTCAGATAACCTCTTTCCTTTTTGGCAAACTCTTCTATAGTCCACTCCAGGTTCCCTGTGATGGTATTTTCCAAAACGAGATCGCTGTTGCTGCCAATCTCAAAAACCAGTTCACCCTCTCCTTGGTCAGCTGTCTTGATCAGTTTATCCATCATCTGTTCACGATTTACAAACAAGCGCAGGTAAGAGCACTTATTATAATTGCATACCAAGTAGCAATAAAGGCACATGGCACTGCAGCCGGAGGACGTATAAGGGACAAGAAAGTCGGAAACCTTTTGATTTGGAGTGTACTTTAAGGATTTTCTAACGCCGAGAATAAGCAGGCGCTTCATACGCGGAAATTCGTGATTAGGATTCTTGCGCAATTTCTCAATATTGTTATGGCTCTCGATGGGCTCCCAGGGGACAGTGGCGTATTTAGCTTGGAGTTGCCTCCCTAGCTCATAGTTCAGAACCGCCGGCTCAAAATAGATCCTTTCAGGGTGCATAAAGCTCATCTCCCTTTCCCTCACTTTGTGGCATCAGCAAAAACAACACATCTCTGATCGTGTTTTTTTAGTATGTCCTATTCAGGGAAGGAAAGTCGTAAGAGAGGATTTTAAGCTATAAGGAAAACAAAGAGTTCTGCACCGATGACACAGTGCAGAACTCTTGATCACTGAAAGAAGTCTCGTTCAATCCTTCCAATCAGTCAGTTAGTCCAATCAGTCCAGTTCCTCTTCGTCAATTGAGTCTGCAAACTCAAAGTTAGCATAGACTCCCTGGGAATCATCGTGGTCTTCCAGAAGTTCCATCATACGGACCAGCTTTTTCGCCTGCTCCAGATCAGCGATCTCAATGGTATTTTGGGGAACTTGGTTAATCTTTGCTTC is part of the Desulfitobacterium chlororespirans DSM 11544 genome and encodes:
- a CDS encoding spore photoproduct lyase family protein; amino-acid sequence: MSFMHPERIYFEPAVLNYELGRQLQAKYATVPWEPIESHNNIEKLRKNPNHEFPRMKRLLILGVRKSLKYTPNQKVSDFLVPYTSSGCSAMCLYCYLVCNYNKCSYLRLFVNREQMMDKLIKTADQGEGELVFEIGSNSDLVLENTITGNLEWTIEEFAKKERGYLTFPTKFDRVEPLLALNHRERIIFRMSVNPEEIIQKVELGTSPLKARLQALNQMAEAGYRVGMLIAPVVLVDHWQELYARLIEQLAELITPQAKKKLFIEVIFMTYSFIHRAINQEAFPKAVELYDQSLMTGRGRGKYWYKETVRASGEEFLRKELAEKLKGIPILYVV
- the ruvC gene encoding crossover junction endodeoxyribonuclease RuvC, encoding MLILGIDPGTAIMGYGLIEKKGNRLFPMDYACWRTPAHTPMPERLLMLYQEIEAYIKEKQPHYVAVEELFFNRNTTTAISVGQARGVVLLAAAQFGIPVYEYTPLQVKQAVAGYGRADKQQIQQMVRALLGLQEIPKPDDTADALAIAICHAHSVNLLNRTGGAL
- the ruvB gene encoding Holliday junction branch migration DNA helicase RuvB → MEERMITPQQLPGDQEGEVLRPHRLADYIGQTKVKDNLQIFIQAALARGEALDHVLLYGPPGLGKTTLANIIATEMEVSIRTTSGPAIERPGDLAAILTSLEPRDVLFIDEIHRLSRTTEEILYSAMEDGCLDIVIGKGPSARSIRLTLPPFTLVGATTRAGQLASPLRDRFGVISRLEFYEVEDLIKIITRAAGILNLQITLEGAAEIARRSRGTPRVANRLLKRVRDYAQVWEDGRVTQELAGKSLDRLEVDPAGLDRIDQKCLLTIIQMFAGGPVGLETLSATIGEEAETIEDVVEPYLLQQGFIQRTPRGRVATVRAYQHLNIPVNPSHQEGGQGDSLFDAAED
- the queA gene encoding tRNA preQ1(34) S-adenosylmethionine ribosyltransferase-isomerase QueA, translated to MKLEDFDFELPEDRIAQHPVEPRDSSRLMVMNPSTGEIEHRVFRELPELLQAGDVLVVNNTRVIPARLIGEKEGTQAKIECLLLTRRDKDVWETLIKPGKRLKAGQTVVFGDGLLRGELLEILPDGNRLVRFDYQGIFEEVLDRLGNMPLPPYITEQLKDKERYQTIYAKESGSAAAPTAGLHFTPELLERLQDKGVEIVEILLHVGLGTFRPVKVDNVEEHTMHSEYYRVAPEAAERINRAKSQGRRVIAVGTTAARTLESVAEENGRIAGKEGWTDIYIYPGYTFKILDGMITNFHFPKSTLVMLVSALAGRDQILKAYQIAIAEGYRFYSFGDAMMIL
- the yajC gene encoding preprotein translocase subunit YajC codes for the protein MDQGTMTLLIYVVVFGGIMYFFMIRPQQKQAKQRRAMLDSLRVNDKIITAGGIYGKIRKVKDDSVIIQVADKVEIEVTKNGIGSVENREIVVEKEKKAEKKDKAEKNEEVVEQEQTAE
- a CDS encoding SpoIID/LytB domain-containing protein; amino-acid sequence: MLPLSDRLSFSVKKVFFFLIVFLALQAAPCQAKEIDVELVWKFKEAGWIKVEVEQGNYTLKETGQDQQTAMPFPAGSNLELTWGGWSPALKKNYDPFRIWGGKELELNRQGEYGSFLVQTPDGQKISYRGSLKIRWENGGCKLINRVDQEEYLKGVVPIEMSNSWAVDGLEALKAQAVAARTYMVRKTRTTAQITDSPDYDQAYSGRNVEGAANQAVESTRGEILVDSTTYQPIDALYSSHNGGYTELAENVWSNPDPHFISQPDPFSQGIGGPADRWRFIIGADILGQAFEMGPIAKIELDKLPSGRVKKVRMQDIHGEFHEVSGRTFVQKFYPYGRPITVQAFLGNLFTVRQIAGEEPLFSFDLGELGVPYRLSGLVDQQKVREAGSGPRLNRILSTNQGIRDIPVAYDVFVFNGRGWGHGVGMSQWGAYHMAQRGYTYGEILAFYYQQTDLIKYYL
- the tgt gene encoding tRNA guanosine(34) transglycosylase Tgt, yielding MAVRIEILKEDNRTRARLGKLHTPHGVIETPVFMPVGTQATVKTMTPEELKDLGAGIILSNTYHLFLRPGHELIREAGGLHAFMHWDGAILTDSGGFQVFSLGDLRKITEEGVEFRSHLDGSKKFLSPEIATQVQMALGSDIVMAFDECTPYPATREYAKASLERTTRWLKRCQETLTTTDRQALFGIVQGSMYEDLRKQSAAEITELDLPGYAVGGLSVGEPKELMYEVLDYTVPMLPKDKPRYLMGVGSPDALIEGVMRGIDMFDCVLPTRIARNGTALTRYGKLVVRNAESAHDFSPIDPTCDCYTCKNYSRAYLRHLIKADEILGLRLMTIHNLRFLTNLMSEIRAAIKENRLPEYREKFFYEYGYLK
- the ruvA gene encoding Holliday junction branch migration protein RuvA, which gives rise to MIGMLRGKVWEIQADKLILDVQGVGYQLAVPYGLLGKAHPGHELILYTHVILREDELALYGFSSAAEKDLFLLMLSVSGIGPKAALSILSTLGTGQTESAIAGENITLLTKVPGIGKKTAQRLILELKEKFKGRAIAVDGIEGSEILPQAAAHSEAMETLLALGFSQEEARKALQALPDSAQAAGTEEQVRLALRSLAATK